From the genome of Chroicocephalus ridibundus chromosome 1, bChrRid1.1, whole genome shotgun sequence, one region includes:
- the LOC134514841 gene encoding cilia- and flagella-associated protein 251-like, with protein sequence MRNFAAGPFHSVSQNTDEDHDIIVQHEFQNYVLAILSKDQNLSGAEETDDDDDGDDDEEETEEEEEEEEAEGEGEEKEEAEGEETGGGEGGTEKEEEIEEKYEKEKHSKTPEGEKSSNSTVETVEAEEATQKETIIQEEKESTDNHTVNSSSENTDDQIPGGTTGRKRFSLFKRKPLTGQKNVCSGKEDRSGKPLQNEQEKEKEDVSGEESKDENQNHTSENSRETVTNPDRRIKSSTCILL encoded by the exons ATGCGGAACTTTGCCGCTGGCCCATTCCACAGTGTTTCTCAGAACACG GATGAGGACCATGATATCATTGTGCAGCATGAGTTTCAAAATTACGTTTTGGCCATTTTGTCAAAGGATCAAAACTTGTCTGGAGCTGAAGAgacagatgatgatgatgatggtgatgatgatgaagaagaaacagaagaagaagaagaagaagaagaagcagaaggagaaggagaagaaaaagaagaagcagaaggagaagaaacaggaggaggagaaggaggaacagagaaagaagaggaaatagaggaaaaatatgaaaaagagaaacatagTAAAACAcctgagggagagaaaagcagtaaTAGCACAGTGGAAACCGTAGAG GCAGAAGAGGCTACTCAGAAAGAGACCATCATTCAGGAGG AGAAAGAAAGCACTGACAATCACACTGTGAACAGTTCTTCAGAGAACACTGATGACCAAATACCTGGAGGAACCACTGGGAGAAAAAGG ttttccCTGTTTAAGCGAAAGCCACTGACAGGCCAGAAGAATGTATGTAGCGGAAAGGAAGATAGATCTGGAAAGCCATTACAGaatgaacaagaaaaagaaaaggaagatgtatCTGGTGAAGAGAGTAAAGATGAAAACCAGAATCATACATCGGAGAATTCCAGGGAAACTGTGACTAACCCGGACAGAAGGATTAAATCTTCTACTTGTATATTACTCTAA